The following proteins are encoded in a genomic region of Bacteroidales bacterium:
- a CDS encoding ferredoxin: MAIKEVMIEEGCTSCGMCEEICPEVFEMPDEAQVIEGADFSNHEANIKEAAESCPVEIIKYKEG, encoded by the coding sequence ATGGCAATTAAAGAAGTAATGATAGAAGAAGGGTGCACCTCCTGCGGAATGTGTGAGGAAATATGCCCTGAAGTATTTGAAATGCCGGATGAAGCTCAAGTCATTGAAGGTGCCGATTTCAGTAATCATGAAGCCAACATTAAAGAGGCAGCTGAAAGTTGCCCGGTTGAAATAATT
- a CDS encoding Rrf2 family transcriptional regulator, whose amino-acid sequence MLTKSTEYAIRALVYVQLQNWKEMRPGVPEIALEIEAPAAFTAKILHILSSRSILESMKGRGGGFFFADNQSDLSLYQVIMVMEGDKLFTKCGFGLKNCSDANPCPLHDRYAILRDDLLKMAHSETIGSLARKINSGQAVLNRAIPAGLVI is encoded by the coding sequence ATGCTTACTAAAAGTACAGAATACGCCATAAGGGCCCTTGTGTATGTTCAGCTCCAAAACTGGAAAGAAATGCGTCCCGGAGTTCCTGAGATCGCACTTGAAATTGAGGCTCCTGCGGCTTTTACTGCTAAAATCCTGCACATACTCTCATCACGCAGCATCCTGGAGTCAATGAAAGGTCGTGGAGGAGGTTTCTTTTTTGCTGATAACCAATCCGATTTATCCCTGTACCAGGTTATCATGGTCATGGAGGGCGATAAGCTCTTCACCAAATGTGGATTCGGCTTAAAAAACTGTAGCGATGCCAATCCCTGTCCATTGCATGACCGGTACGCCATCCTTCGGGACGATCTGCTAAAGATGGCTCATTCGGAAACCATCGGTTCATTGGCCCGGAAAATTAACTCCGGGCAGGCGGTTCTGAACAGGGCAATCCCCGCTGGTCTTGTTATTTAG
- the ric gene encoding iron-sulfur cluster repair di-iron protein has protein sequence MTLLSFYILLLSLQQLKKYREMDINLNTKVGEIVRRNFSTARIFEAQKIDFCCGGNISLELAAKKEGVDTNILLAELNAVLQKKDKDSELIESLSMKGLIDHILVTHHTYVTEAMPFLLQKLQKLCDVHGENHPELHEVRASFIDAAANLSAHMKKEELILFPYIRQLEKYRLEGGPKPDKTGLAQAAIKEMEAEHQVEGERFMKLTEITSNYKVPPDGCNTFEVTYKTLEEFDNDLHRHIHLENNILFPKALRLEQAVSPNT, from the coding sequence ATGACCCTTTTATCCTTTTATATATTATTGCTATCTTTACAGCAATTAAAAAAATACAGAGAGATGGATATAAACTTAAATACAAAAGTTGGGGAAATCGTCAGACGTAACTTCTCAACTGCCCGTATCTTTGAGGCACAGAAAATAGATTTTTGTTGCGGTGGAAATATTTCACTGGAACTGGCAGCCAAAAAGGAAGGGGTCGATACCAACATCCTGTTGGCAGAATTGAATGCAGTGCTTCAGAAGAAGGATAAAGATTCAGAATTAATTGAATCCCTCTCCATGAAAGGATTAATTGACCATATTCTTGTAACCCATCACACCTATGTCACTGAGGCCATGCCCTTCCTGTTGCAAAAACTTCAAAAATTGTGTGATGTTCACGGTGAAAATCATCCTGAATTACACGAAGTAAGAGCTTCCTTTATTGATGCTGCTGCGAATTTATCTGCCCACATGAAAAAGGAAGAACTCATCCTTTTTCCCTATATTCGCCAGCTGGAGAAGTACCGCCTCGAAGGAGGTCCCAAACCTGACAAAACGGGCCTGGCCCAGGCTGCTATAAAGGAAATGGAAGCCGAGCATCAGGTTGAAGGAGAACGGTTTATGAAACTGACTGAAATCACGAGTAATTACAAGGTTCCACCCGATGGTTGTAATACCTTTGAGGTGACCTACAAGACCCTTGAAGAATTTGACAACGATTTACACAGACATATACACCTTGAAAATAATATTCTTTTTCCCAAGGCCTTGCGGCTTGAACAAGCGGTAAGCCCAAACACCTGA